In Xyrauchen texanus isolate HMW12.3.18 chromosome 14, RBS_HiC_50CHRs, whole genome shotgun sequence, the following are encoded in one genomic region:
- the glb1l gene encoding LOW QUALITY PROTEIN: beta-galactosidase-1-like protein (The sequence of the model RefSeq protein was modified relative to this genomic sequence to represent the inferred CDS: inserted 4 bases in 4 codons; substituted 3 bases at 3 genomic stop codons), translating to MNSHITFVLISVWIFSIFSVLINSRSFSIDYKNNWFRKDGKPFQYISGSIHYSRISREYWKDRLLKMXMTGLDAIQVYVPWNFNATLQGAXNFAGVRDLEYVWNLANQTGLLVILXLGPYICAEWEMGGLPAWLVQKPNIFLXSTDTDYLPAVSNWLAVLLNKMRTWLYQNGGNTNITTAFSRQRRFEPKGPLVNSDFYMGCLDASVDTEKVSKMLGEMLSMGASVNMYMFEDGTNFGYWNEVDHDTRFRSVVTSYDYXAPLSEAGDPTDKLLTIRDVIKNFRDIPVSPVPPATPKLAYGFVTLRNVGNINNLFDTLSPQGPVRSQYPLIFEKIKVYQGFMERYTTLVMNVTGRQADQLDILVEKMGRVNSGSYINDNKGILGKLILGNDVLTDWLIYSLDIDTAVANGWLQSDHSGVQPGPGMEAGDGPVIYSXVLKLTRLAWDTFVKLNGWTKGQVWVNGVNLGXYWTQNGPQQSLYVPGPFLSITVLELESVASHSRILFMYRPQLNSTGHNT from the exons ATGAATTCACACATTACTTTCGTTTTAATAAGTGTGTGGATCTTTTCAATATTTTCTGTGTTGATAA ATTCACGCTCATTTTCCATTGACTACAAGAACAACTGGTTCCGAAAGGATGGAAAACCATTTCAGTACATCTCAGGAAGCATCCACTACTCCCGCATTAGTCGGGAATACTGGAAGGACAGGCTGCTTAAGATGTAGATGACTGGACTCGATGCTATTCAGGT GTATGTGCCATGGAACTTCAATGCGACCTTGCAGGGGG TTAACTTTGCAGGAGTCAGAGATCTAGAGTACGTTTGGAATCTGGCCAACCAGACAGGGCTGTTAGTCATCCTGTGACTGGGGCCATACATCTGTGCAGAATGGGAAATG GGTGGTTTGCCTGCTTGGTTGGTACAGAAGCCTAACATTTTCC TGTCTACTGACACAG ATTATTTACCTGCAGTGAGTAACTGGTTGGCTGTCCTGCTCAATAAAATGAGAACGTGGCTTTATCAGAATGGAGGAA ACACCAATATCACTACAGCCTTCAGTCGACAAAGGAGGTTTGAACCTAAAGGCCCATTG GTGAATTCTGATTTCTATATGGGTTGTTTGGACGCTTCTGTGGACACGGAAAAAGTGAGCAAAATGCTGGGAGAGATGTTGTCCATGGGTGCCAGTGTGAACAT GTACATGTTTGAGGATGGAACAAATTTTGGTTACTGGAATG AAGTGGATCATGATACCAGATTCAGGTCTGTGGTGACCAGTTACGATT ATGCGCCTTTGTCAGAGGCAGGAGACCCCACTGACAAACTGCTTACAATCAGAGATGTCATTAAGAAT TTTCGTGATATTCCAGTTAGTCCCGTGCCACCAGCCACCCCAAAGCTAGCTTATGGCTTTGTTACACTAAGaaat GTTGGCAACATTAATAACTTGTTTGATACACTGTCACCTCAAGGTCCAGTCCGATCTCAATATCCTTTGATATTTGAGAAgattaaa GTGTACCAAGGATTTATGGAGAGGTACACCACACTGGTGATGAATGTTACTGGACGACAAGCGGATCAATTGGACATTCTTGTGGAGAAAATGGGCAGGGTTAATTCTGGCAGCTATATTAATGATAATAA GGGTATCTTGGGCAAACTCATCCTGGGAAATGATGTGCTCACTGATTGGTTAATCTACTCACTGGATATCGACACTGCAGTAGCCAATGGCTGGCTGCAGTCAGATCACTCAGGGGTTCAACCAGGTCCAGGGATGGAAGCAGGAGATGGACCAGTGATTTACT GAGTCTTGAAGCTTACACGCCTAGCATGGGACACTTTCGTAAAACTTAATGGATGGACAAAG GGTCAGGTGTGGGTAAATGGGGTGAACCTGGGATGATACTGGACCCAGAACGGTCCTCAGCAGTCGCTGTATGTCCCTGGACCTTTTCTTAGCATCACAGTGCTGGAGTTGGAGAGCGTTGCATCACACAGCAGAATCTTGTTTATGTACCGGCCTCAGCTGAACAGCACTGGACACAACACATAA
- the ankzf1 gene encoding ankyrin repeat and zinc finger domain-containing protein 1 isoform X3, with protein sequence MFCSTCQCPFESRDEQMEHYKLDWHRFNLRQRLEGRSAVTVDEFEKKTGTGDISSISGSDSDSEDGFLGDEVTPEETDHTLDTDQSSYRLSTKVVFQNMHGEYLSLYRCVLQSKRDNEEDLVSSLLKISNNTIWVILMTGGGHFAGAVFKGKEILQHKTFHRYTVRAKRGTAQGLRDSQNRSHTPKSAGAALRRYNETALVKDIHNLLESWAEYLKEASAIFLRAPSYNKTIFLGGRGAPLDKKDRRVRIFPFATRRATFSEIKRVFDLLSTLHVYGKNTEISSIFSPLKKVSKKKTVKPVSQTIPEPNTNVPAETEDVEEGSSGEEDSGVLETVEVTLGTLDLREYEVYLNKKKRRKRKEKREDSSNREITLKKADDESVEEGDLEGEVDSTETQRKSKSKRKPKDKKQQIEEDEVDEPWEYSLRDALYTASKTGDIQTLRTLLQLPEDQEEKKEGGERTAQDNPTSDTSRVLGLLNKPIDSAGFTLLHVASAAAQKSVIRLLLDAGSDPANKDKKGQTPYCVAHEKDARNTFRKYMAEHPQKYDYTKAQVPGPLTDEIESKKAEKKKAQKAARKQREKEQKEEKLKKQLEEDEKKRFTALSDREKRALAAERRLAEHVVTTGVTLTNIKRCFQCGESMLGKIPFEYLDYSFCTPRCVQAHRKASAAARP encoded by the exons ATGGAGCACTACAAACTTGACTGGCACCGCTTTAACCTGAGACAGCGTCTGGAAGGAAGATCTGCGGTCACAGTGGATGAGTTTGAGAAGAAGACTGGTACAG GTGATATTTCTAGCATTTCTGGTTCGGATTCGGACAGTGAAGATGGGTTTCTTGGAGATGAAGTGACCCCTGAGGAGACAGACCACACTCTGGACACAGATCAGTCCTCATATCGACTTTCTACTAAAGTtgtctttcaaaacatgcatGGAGAGTATCTATCATTGTATAGATGTGTTCTGCAAAgcaagaga GACAATGAAGAAGATTTGGTTTCCTCTTTACTGAAAATATCAAACAACACTATTTGGGTCATTCTGATGACTGGTGGTGGACACTTTGCTGGAGCAGTTTTTAAGGG AAAAGAGATTCTTCAACATAAGACGTTCCACCGGTATACGGTGAGAGCAAAACGAGGGACTGCGCAGGGACTGAGAGATTCTCAGAACCGCAGCCATACGCCTAAATCTGCAGGGGCTGCCCTCAGACGCTACAACGAGACCGCACTGGTTAAG GATATTCACAATCTTCTGGAAAGCTGGGCTGAGTATTTAAAGGAAGCAAGTGCCATCTTCCTACGAGCACCGAGTTACAACAAGACCATATTTTTGGGGGGTCGTGGAGCTCCCTTGGATAAAAAAGACAGGAGAGTCCGTATATTTCCATTTGCCACTCGCAGAGCCACATTTAGTGAAATTAAGCGAGTCTTTGATCTGCTCTCAACTCTACATGTTTATG GCAAAAACACTGAAATCTCCAGTATTTTCAGTCCATTGAAGAAAGTGTCAAAGAAGAAAACTGTTAAACCTGTCAGTCAGACAATCCCTGAGCCAAACACTAATG TTCCTGCAGAGACAGAAGATGTCGAGGAAGGAAGTTCAGGGGAGGAAGACTCGGGAGTTTTAGAGACAGTGGAGGTGACACTAGGAACCCTGGACCTCAGAGAATATGAGGTCTATCTTAATAAGAAGAAAAGGAGGAAACGGAAAGAGAAAAGAGAAG ACTCAAGCAACAGAGAAATTACTCTTAAAAAAGCAGATGATGAATCGGTGGAAGAAGGTGACCTTGAGGGTGAAGTTGACTCCACAGAGACTCAAAGAAAGTCAAAGAGCAAGAGAAAACCCAAAGACAAAAAACAGCAGATAGAAGAAG ATGAAGTTGATGAGCCGTGGGAATATAGTTTGAGGGACGCTCTCTACACCGCCAGTAAAACAGGGGACATTCAAACCTTACGCACCCTCCTGCAGCTCCCAGAGGACCAGGAAGAGAAAAAGGAGGGTGGAGAAAGGACCGCCCAAGACAATCCTACCTCCGACACCTCTAGGGTCTTGGGTCTTCTTAACAAGCCCATAGACTCAGCCGGCTTCACTTTACTGCATGTGGCATCCGCAGCCGCACAGAAATCTGTCATCAGACTGTTATTGGATGCAGGGAGTGATCCGGCCAACAA GGATAAGAAAGGCCAGACTCCATATTGTGTTGCTCATGAGAAAGATGCTCGAAACACATTTAGAAAATACATGGCCGAGCATCCTCAGAAGTATGACTACACTAAAGCACAG GTTCCTGGACCTCTGACTGACGAAATTGAATCCAAAAAGGCAGAAAAGAAGAAAGCCCAAAAAGCAGCacggaaacagagagagaaagagcaaaaaGAAGAGAAACTGAAGAAACAGCTAGAGGAGGACGAAAAGAAGAGGTTCACAGCTCTCAGTGACCGAGAGAAG CGAGCTCTGGCAGCAGAGAGAAGATTGGCTGAACATGTGGTCACAACTGGAGTAACTCTCACCAACATCAA GAGATGCTTTCAATGTGGAGAGTCAATGCTGGGGAAGATTCCTTTTGAATATCTGGACTACTCTTTCTGCACACCTCGCTGTGTCCAAGCCCATCGCAAAGCCAGTGCTGCTGCCCGGCCCTGA